Genomic window (Manduca sexta isolate Smith_Timp_Sample1 chromosome 26, JHU_Msex_v1.0, whole genome shotgun sequence):
CGGATGGGGGTGTCCGGGGGGGGAGTGCGTGTGTAGCCCTCCTCGCCGGGGATAGGCGAGGGGGGGTGTGCGTCTATAGTGAGCCCTAAGCTTGTAGTCCCTTCGCCAATCTCAATGTGCGACGGGTCCCTAGCAAGCCGTGTAACGTAAACGTTAACGGTCCGGAGACCTCACGCCTAACCGTTACACGGGATGGATGTTGCGGGGATGGGAAGGGTTTGGAGGGCGATATGCGGGGGACCCTGTGGTGTGTCTCCACAGTTTCCTGGTCCGCACCCGTCCGGCTTCGCTTAAGCCCTGAAGGGGCGCAGCGCGGGCCGGGTCACCGCTAGCTCGGCTTGTTCTCACCGATAGGTTAAACCACCGAGCTAACCCTGAAGGGGCCTAAATTGTCGGAAACAGTAAATGGGGCGGAGCCCTGTCCTGAGAAGGACGCGGTTCGGCCCGTAGGTGGGTTTCCGATTTACAACGGAACAATTGTTCCGTTGATTATCGGTTAACCCTGTCTGCAGCGCGGGGGCTGCGGGTCTTACCAATCGGGGTTGGCTGTCGTGTGCGTCACGTAGGTGCGACCGTCCTGCTCGAGAGCGCGATGTCGAATGTGTGTTGTCCGTTCGAACTCCATGCGCCCGTTTTTATACTGCCACGTACGACGAAAACGACGGCGCGGGTTGGGGAGGGGAGGAAGCGCGCGAGGAGAATGGTTGGGGGGGGGGTATACTAACTTACTCACGCGGCTGTGATAGGCGGAACGCGACGGTGCTATAATAACCCACGGAGACAGCGAAAACGATGGCAATATAATAATGACACCGCAAGTTATCCTAAAACCCCTACCGCTACCGAGTTGATGCAATTTGCAGTCTCTTCAATTTcttctctttaaaaaaaaaaaaaaaaaaaaaaaaaaataaatatatttttataaatataaaaaattcatcgattcatcgatattataattattaccagtaattatgttattttctttataaagttaagAAGGTAACTAACCTAAATTTGTtgcgttaatattattaatattttattaacaatatacacaAATCTATGTGTTTAGTGTTGAGtacggtaatattattatgaatataatatgccataaaggtaatatatacttagtctgtcGTTTACTTGCCGAGTCTCGTTTCGTAGACGATGTaagaaacaaattgtaattatattttgaaatatatgcggccctgaaaagggccttttaatgattaaaagtcATGATGCGCGAATCACGCGTGCGTCAATTTCGccttcatttgtaaatataataatataaatgtttcgcGATATTATGTGTTTCTAATAATATGCGAGGAGCGAGCTGCGATGCACGCgcgcacattattttaaacacccgtcgtgttgaataatatttattgttattattattattattattctacaacGATGACGACGACGACGTTGGTTGCAAGAGCGAACGGCGGCGTTTAAGCTCTCTCCCCCTCTGATTCTGCGCGCCAACTGTATATCCTTTGGCATGATGGTAACACGCTTGGCGTGAATGGCGCAAAGGTTCGTGTCTTCGAAAAGACCGACCAGGTAAGCTTCGCTGGCCTCCTGCAGCGCCATGACGGCGGAACTTTGGAAACGCAGATCGGTTTTGAAATCTTGCGCTATCTCACGAACCAAACGCTGGAACGGTAATTTGCGAATCAGAAGTTCCGTACTTTTCTGGTAACGACGGATCTCACGGAGAGCGACAGTGCCGGGCCTGTAACGGTGAGGTTTCTTCACTCCGCCTGTTGCGGGAGCACTCTTCCTGGCGGCCTTGGTCGCCAGCTGCTTACGTGGCGCTTTTGCCACCGGTTGATTTTCTAGCTGTTTGCTTAGTACGCGCCATTGTGTTGATCAACCAACcaaccaaacaaacaaataaataaacaacgaacgaacgaacgaacgaactcACAAAGCGATCGACCGTCACGCGCAGAGGTTTGATTAAGAATGTAAAACCATACCATTCGCGCGCGcctttttataccaaaaacgCCGCAGTGGCCTGTAATCGTTCATCTTCCGTCCTTTTCTTTAGActagataattttttattttttttctctctttagatcttatatttagattaattaatataatataaaataataataataataataatgttatgaaaataatgaatggaCATACATAATTCGTAgtcaatgcattattattttttattttatattttcttcttttaatttttaatcttctatatataattattattattattcatgcttGTGTGTAggtgatattatttgtttatttatttttgtataatatattatgttacgtggtccaaaatagtgttatttaatttattaaaatggtaggtaggtagtgtattacaactatattttaatatttatttcatgcaggtatatatgtacctattactcacatattaaattttattttaaaactccaCGTGCTCTCTAGGGTTCACCTACTATTATTCAGCACTTGAGAGCAGTTGAGaattattacaatgaattttgtattattttattacttattataaattattatatttatattattattttttttttattttttttttttttttttgtgacgaGATGCCTTAAAGAAACaacaatacacattacacacacactcacaaaaACATCACACATCGTACGCACACAACATcggatcaaattaaattataataataacttaacttaatcttcgtgcgtgcgtgcgtgcgcgtgCGTGCGAGCGTTTGAACTGTGatttcatgaaatatattgtggccctgaaaagggccttttgGATGACATAAGTTGTATGTATGTTCGGGTTGCGTGCATGCGTGCGTTTacgtacatacacacacacaccaccgATTTTACATTACTATCTAGCTAGTAGCTCTCACTTTGAACTGGTGTACTTTGGTGACAGCTTTGGTACCCTCACTGACTGCGTGCTTTGCCAGCTCGCCTGGCAGAAGGAGACGTACAGATGTTTGCACCTCCCTGGATGTGATGGTGGAGCGCTTGTTGTAATGCGCCAGACGAGATGCTTCCGCAGCGATGCGTTCGAAAATGTCATTCACAAACGAGTTCATTATCGACATCGCCTTGCTGGATATTCCGGTGTCAGGATGGACCTGCTTGAGcactttgtaaatgtaaattgcGTAACTCTCCTTCCTCTTGTGCTTCTTCTTTTTCTTGTCAGTCTTAGAGATGTTCTTCTGCGCCTTGCCAGATTTCTTGGCAGCCTTGCCGCTGGTCTTGGGTGgcatattgtgtttttgttaaatgAAGTTGATTTAATTGAATGCAGTAACGACCGCGATATACCCTCAATCGCAATGTGAATGCGCGATAaaatttttggtattaaaaaatataatactttcgcGCGCAGAACGTTCAACGGGTGAGCCACGTTCACGTCCATCCAACGGCCAATCACAGCAGAGTGCGTCAGAGGAAAATGCGCTGCGCGACGGCACGGTGATGCGGCGGGAGTAAGtacgtaagtaataataataataataataattgtattcatttggttttgtattttgtttttttttttttgctttattttaacataacctactatcgtataaataacattatgtatgtgGGGTAGATAGATAGTAAAAGTAGACATtttcttttgtgtttttttttttttttttttttttttagttaatacttAAACTCAGTTCTATTTTCGGACGATtttggatgatttttttttagcacAAACATCATAATAGTATTATGTCGACCATCAAATACTActgtgtattaattaataatacatgaatATGTTCATTGCGAACTCGCCCTGAGTTTGGGCGAGTATtgataggtaggtaggtaggtaggtagattGGTTGGTTAATTATTGAGTCAGTgataaggtaaatattatttatcgtgtCATAATCTCAATTCTAGTGTATATTAGAggtgaacaaatactaataatattgtagaattaaACGTTCATTGTCGAAACGAAACATTATTTGTTACTCACTCATTACGTATACAATTGTATAAGTAAGTAATGAGTATATAGTAGATAGTAAGAATCATATTgcggccctgaaaagggccttttgTTTTGTCCATTTACCTAACAACTCACGCAcgcgctttatttattaaattttttttatgtatgcgcGCGCGCGCTCACTCGCTCGCTCATGGTTTGCGACGTGCAACGCGTGCCCACGCAGCGTCGGTGTTACagttttaggtattttataaaggtataattaattactaactaattaattaagCCTTCTTCTCGGTCTTTTTGGGCAACAGCACCGCTTGAATGTTCGGCAACACGCCGCCCTGTGCGATGGTCACACCGGAGAGAAGTTTGTTTAACTCCTCGTCGTTTCTTATCGCCAATTGAAGATGTCTAGGTATGATTCTGGTTTTCTTGTTGTCCCTAGCGGCGTTTCCTGCCAACTCTAGAACTTCAGCGGCTAGGTACTCCATAACGGCGGCTAGATAAACAGGTGCACCGGCGCCAACGCGTTCCGCGTAATTTCCATTACGCAACAGTCTATGTATACGTCCCACGGGGAATTGCAGTCCGGCACGGTTAGAACGAGACTTGACCTTCCCCTTGACTTTGCCGCCTTTACCACGTCCAGACATGATGTAgtgttgttgtttttaaatcaaaaacaaaaaaagaaaagaatatagAACGCAAATGTAcgtgctatataatattatgttatattacactGCTATACGATACGATACGTTACGATGCGCTCTCGAATAAAGtgatatagttaaaaaataactttttttttttttttttttttttttggtactgtcttacgtttgttagcctggcaagggccggcttatacaaacacaccggtcttgcggggtgcgtgctttaggcactgcgagcccttaagtgaccatgctgagggcgaccctctaaagggtcacgacctcggctcaggacggccactgagaggaagatgttttggggacatcaacgTTTGTGGAAACGCGAGAGGTGCGAAGGAACGACCTAACAATCTAACATGGTTACATCGGcgtccgggccggaattatcagaagggtcggaggacgggggacgcggcgaggtcctcgacggcgaggacggagcagcggtcgtgtagagtgtttgagcttttaagcagctcgtgctttctacgtattgccagagttatatcgtcctctggatctgacagaactgaacgcggtcttctccatttggcgcggtcgaatggagtgtattttgaatttaatcggACTAACGGgttcgggtgattgaccgccttatcgaagTAGCGTCTGCTGGacatgtgcataaagtgcctgatggtcggcatatcggtgtccacgtggaggttgctattgcgaacgtaccacggggcaccgagtgcacgtctgagaaatttgttttgcacCACCTGCAGACACttaagtcgagcaggcggtatatgcgcgaatacgggggacgcgtacgtcatgatcggtctaacgcacgtagtaaagatcctaatcttgttgcggatagacatcttactttttcggtttaagagccagtggagctggcacatcgcgaatgcggctcgcgcgcgtaccgcatttacgtgtggggcGAAGGTCAAACTCTGATCAAGATacacacctagatatttgaccttacgggtccaagggatgatctggccagacaatctaactgaagcgttaggcgcttcTTTCTTAGGCATCCTATGGAATAGGATGGCTTGGCTTTTGGAGGGTTGacagtgatgcgccatttgcgaaaccactcgccgagctggtcggcggcggcctgcaaagtgcgcaccacatgttccggctctctacgtgaagcgtagatcgccgtaTCGTCCGCGAAtagcgccagatgggcgtctttgaatttaggaatgtcgctagtatatagcgagaagagaaaaggtgatagcgcggagccttgcgggactccggccgagatggtatgtctagaggagagggtgccctcgacgcgatatttgaaaccgcgattcgacaaaaattctcgtatgatgtgcacgagatGTGTGGGCACGTTATAagtgtacagcttgtacagcaagccgttgtgccacactttgtcgaatgctttctcaacatcgaagaagagagcaccggtataaAATCCTAACTTGAATTTAGAgtagacatgctccgtgatgcggagtatctgatgcacgcaactgtgcctattacggaaaccaaactgctccggagggagcagattgtgagaattggctactattttgagacggtcgaggacgatccgctcataaagtttccctatcgtactaaggaggctaatgggcctataagaggccggatctgacgcgggtttacccggcttgtgaatccctatcacgactgcttctttccaggcctcaggaaagtagcagttctggaatgctgcattgaggatgtcagcaagaatcttgaccagatgccccggtagcattttcagtaacctagtggggataccgtcagccccggggcttttcgcctatttagtgccttgatcagagtgaCGACTTCTTTGATCGTCACCGGCGCGAGGGGGTCGGGGGGCGCGTCGACATCCGGGTCGATTGTTTGTAACGGTCGCGGAATAGGCGGCGAagggatcgcgttcctactttcgacaaaagagtctaccgcaacaagatgatcgtggtctacgggagttgtttcgagcgagcattgagactgcagggtggaggctaataattccgctttctcgtcgtcgtcaaacgcggggcgttgattcggacgattgagcggaggaaaagaggccacatcctttctcttgaaagagcggaccagcttccaaaaggccgtgtgggtcggttggatttccgacaagtgctgctcccacctcgaatcgacggcgtcctttacgcgacgtctggcctcacgttggaggtaacgcgcgagacgccgtcgatccg
Coding sequences:
- the LOC119190661 gene encoding histone H2B-like, with protein sequence MPPKTSGKAAKKSGKAQKNISKTDKKKKKHKRKESYAIYIYKVLKQVHPDTGISSKAMSIMNSFVNDIFERIAAEASRLAHYNKRSTITSREVQTSVRLLLPGELAKHAVSEGTKAVTKVHQFKVRATS
- the LOC119190662 gene encoding histone H2A, with the protein product MSGRGKGGKVKGKVKSRSNRAGLQFPVGRIHRLLRNGNYAERVGAGAPVYLAAVMEYLAAEVLELAGNAARDNKKTRIIPRHLQLAIRNDEELNKLLSGVTIAQGGVLPNIQAVLLPKKTEKKA